A genomic stretch from Budorcas taxicolor isolate Tak-1 chromosome 15, Takin1.1, whole genome shotgun sequence includes:
- the LOC128059882 gene encoding olfactory receptor 51A4-like, translated as MELINSSWFQPPTLFLTGIPGLEAVQIWISIPLCIMYLTALLGNSTILFIIKTTSSLHEPQYIFLSMLAATDVGLSLSTLPTVLSVFLLNHREIEFHSCLMQMFFIHTFSSMESAILLAMAFDRFVAIRNPLHYTVVLTRSWITGMGLAAMIRGVVLMVPLPVLLKRLPFCKDVILSHCYCYHPDVMKLACGPITVNIIYGLSLVLCSFGVDSMFIVISYSLILKTVLDIASKDGQLKALNTCVSHIFTVCIFYVPLIVLAVIHRFGTFTSPLLHVTMANLFLFLTPVLNPLVYSLKTKQIRFTVHKIFKCRKNLLT; from the coding sequence atggaGCTTATAAACAGTAGCTGGTTCCAGCCACCCACTCTTTTTTTAACAGGCATTCCTGGACTGGAAGCTGTGCAAATATGGATCTCTATCCCACTGTGTATCATGTACCTAACTGCCCTCCTAGGAAACAGTACTATCCTCTTCATTATCAAAACCACCTCCAGCCTTCACGAACCTCAGTACATCTTCCTGTCTATGCTGGCAGCCACAGATGTGGGTCTGTCTTTATCAACTCTGCCTACAGTACTCAGTGTCTTCCTCCTGAATCACAGAGAGATTGAGTTCCACTCCTGCCTAATGCAGATGTTTTTTATCCACACCTTCTCCTCCATGGAGTCAGCCATCCTGCTGGCCATGGCCTTTGATAGATTTGTAGCTATTCGCAACCCACTGCACTACACAGTAGTCTTAACCCGTTCTTGGATTACGGGGATGGGGCTTGCAGCCATGATTAGGGGTGTGGTGTTGATGGTACCTTTGCCAGTTCTGCTCAAGCGATTGCCCTTCTGCAAGGATGTCATTCTATCACATTGTTATTGCTACCACCCTGATGTTATGAAGCTGGCTTGTGGCCCTATCACAGTCAACATCATTTATGGGTTGTCCCTTGTCCTGTGCTCCTTTGGAGTTGACTCTATGTTCATTGTCATTTCATACAGCCTAATTTTGAAAACAGTGCTGGATATTGCCTCCAAAGATGGTCAGCTCAAGGCACTTAATACTTGTGTTTCCCACATTTTCACTGTCTGCATCTTTTATGTGCCACTCATTGTGTTGGCTGTAATTCATAGGTTTGGTACATTCACATCTCCTCTTCTTCATGTCACCATGGCCAACCTCTTCCTCTTCTTGACTCCTGTTCTCAACCCCTTGGTTTAtagtctaaaaacaaaacagataagaTTCACAGTGCACAAGATATTCAAGTGCAGGAAAAACTTGCTCACGTAA